One genomic window of Garra rufa chromosome 24, GarRuf1.0, whole genome shotgun sequence includes the following:
- the gcm2 gene encoding chorion-specific transcription factor GCMb has protein sequence MSKSSDQFDSSDCVCSFGMKLTWDINDPKLPQDTKQYDAFQEWTDGYVRYIYSSEDKNAQRHLSGWAMRNTNNHNCQILKKSCLGVVVCSRNCSLPDGSKLQLRPAICDKARQKQQKKLCPNCNSALELIPCRGHSGYPVTNFWRVDGKAIFFQAKGVHDHPRPESKSETEARRSAVKRRMSSPHFSQKRRLVEPEPGRYHDMAFPNIHQLTMEGPERFSIIAESNFPIQTQHYPPFQNTEPYKFPYDTHTTAAMADAPSSLQKPANHRLYMTRPPCGYDFAVPGYLGSGPYSTALYKDPSSPQTETDPNKSGSSLSGVPHGTSPLGSHERSYTETTGKHHGWKQILSKGTYGERGDYSQLPTNTNHHYYNSDYPCRYTGPAPATPAALQTIITTTTKVSYQPCPKPSVVKYGENIYDVKGLSNCNSILDEASSNSYSDLKIPEDSGVIKSALSYQETLPAKIERSENFEGYRYSNYSSNSYPERMSHPYRYDSGEY, from the exons ATGTCCAAATCCTCAGATCAGTTTGACAGCTCAGATTGCGTGTGTTCATTCGGGATGAAGCTGACTTGGGATATAAACGACCCCAAGCTTCCACAG GACACGAAGCAGTATGATGCGTTCCAGGAGTGGACAGATGGATATGTACGTTATATCTACAGCAGTGAAGATAAGAACGCACAAAGACACCTGAGCGGATGGGCCATGAGGAACACTAACAATCATAACTGTCAGATCCTGAAGAAGTCCTGTCTTGGTGTGGTGGTGTGCTCACGCAACTGCTCTCTCCCAGACGGGTCCAAACTTCAGCTGAGACCGGCCATCTGTGACAAAGCACGACAGAAACAGCAAA AAAAGCTTTGTCCGAACTGTAACTCAGCTCTCGAGTTGATTCCGTGCCGAGGTCACAGTGGCTATCCAGTAACCAATTTTTGGAGAGTAGATGGGAAGGCAATTTTTTTCCAG GCTAAAGGAGTACATGACCACCCCAGACCAGAGAGTAAGTCTGAAACAGAGGCAAGAAGGAGTGCAGTGAAGAGAAGGATGTCTTCACCTCACTTTTCACAGAAAAGAAGACTAGTGGAGCCAGAG CCTGGACGTTACCACGACATGGCCTTCCCAAATATCCACCAGCTCACCATGGAGGGTCCAGAGCGCTTCAGCATTATTGCAGAGTCCAATTTCCCAATACAGACCCAACACTATCCTCCTTTCCAGAACACAGAGCCCTACAAGTTTCCTTACGACACACACACAACAGCAGCCATGGCGGATGCTCCAAGCTCACTGCAGAAGCCTGCCAACCACCGTCTCTATATGACCCGTCCTCCTTGTGGGTATGACTTTGCAGTTCCAGGATATCTTGGCTCAGGGCCTTATTCAACAGCACTGTATAAGGATCCTTCTAGCCCACAAACTGAGACAGATCCCAATAAGTCAGGGAGCAGTCTGAGTGGTGTGCCTCATGGCACAAGTCCATTAGGCAGCCATGAGCGGAGCTACACAGAAACTACAGGAAAGCATCATGGCTGGAAGCAAATTCTTAGTAAAGGTACCTATGGGGAGAGAGGAGACTACTCTCAACTGCCAACCAACACCAACCACCACTACTACAACAGTGACTACCCATGTAGGTACACGGGACCTGCCCCTGCCACCCCTGCAGCACTGCAGACTATAATAACCACAACCACAAAAGTATCCTACCAGCCATGCCCTAAGCCATCTGTTGTCAAATATGGAGAGAACATCTATGATGTAAAAGGCTTGTCTAACTGTAACTCAATCTTGGACGAGGCCTCTTCCAACTCCTATTCGGACCTGAAGATTCCAGAGGATTCGGGAGTGATCAAATCTGCCCTCTCATACCAGGAAACGCTCCCAGCTAAAATCGAGAGGTCTGAAAACTTTGAGGGCTATCGCTACAGCAATTACAGCTCAAACAGTTACCCTGAACGAATGTCACATCCTTATAGGTACGACAGCGGGGAATACTGA